The Aliiroseovarius pelagivivens genome contains a region encoding:
- a CDS encoding GFA family protein — MSEKIQGACHCGAVTFEVSQPKFVVSCNCSMCRRYGALWAHCPPNEGAILTGQDHTKIYSWGDHMIDFHACKTCGCITHWGPGENADQDRFAVNLRMAPLEVMNALTVRHFDGADSWEFLD; from the coding sequence ATGTCAGAGAAAATTCAAGGCGCGTGTCACTGCGGTGCTGTCACGTTTGAAGTGAGCCAACCAAAATTTGTGGTGTCCTGCAATTGTTCGATGTGCCGCCGCTATGGCGCGCTGTGGGCCCATTGCCCGCCGAATGAAGGCGCGATCCTGACCGGGCAGGATCACACCAAGATCTATAGTTGGGGCGATCACATGATCGATTTCCACGCCTGCAAGACATGTGGTTGCATCACCCACTGGGGGCCGGGGGAAAATGCGGACCAAGACCGGTTTGCGGTCAACCTGCGCATGGCACCGCTTGAGGTGATGAACGCGCTGACTGTCCGCCACTTTGACGGGGCGGACAGTTGGGAGTTTTTGGACTAA
- a CDS encoding DUF937 domain-containing protein: MSLLQLLQQAQNGQGLSALAEKVGLDQAQAGDLTNLLAPVIGKAAKQQAESGGLESILGALKGEAQAGMFDDAAQAASPEGAAQGASFLNGLLGDNGTNALAEQAAERTGIDMSQIMAFLPALGAMAQGGLQKQVPDASIDALQAVQSQGAGGGLMGLVGGLLGGGKEGGPDLSALTSLLDADGDGSVVDDIMAKLTK, encoded by the coding sequence ATGTCCCTTTTGCAACTTCTTCAACAAGCTCAGAACGGTCAGGGCCTGTCGGCTTTGGCCGAAAAGGTCGGTTTGGACCAAGCCCAAGCCGGTGACCTGACGAACCTATTGGCCCCCGTGATCGGAAAAGCTGCCAAACAGCAGGCCGAAAGCGGTGGGCTGGAATCCATTTTGGGCGCGCTGAAAGGCGAAGCGCAGGCCGGAATGTTTGACGACGCGGCTCAGGCCGCCAGCCCAGAAGGCGCAGCACAAGGCGCAAGTTTTCTGAACGGCCTGTTGGGCGACAACGGCACCAACGCGCTGGCTGAACAAGCGGCTGAGCGCACCGGGATCGACATGAGCCAAATCATGGCCTTCCTTCCCGCACTTGGCGCCATGGCCCAAGGCGGTCTGCAAAAGCAGGTTCCCGACGCGTCCATTGACGCGCTGCAAGCGGTGCAGTCGCAAGGCGCTGGCGGCGGGCTGATGGGTCTTGTCGGCGGCCTTCTGGGCGGCGGAAAAGAGGGCGGGCCGGATTTGTCGGCGCTGACCTCGCTTCTGGATGCGGATGGTGATGGGTCCGTGGTGGACGACATCATGGCAAAGCTGACGAAGTAA
- a CDS encoding DUF1513 domain-containing protein, with translation MQRRDFFGKVLAGLSTATLPLPVWADAGAPDFVTAGNKPDNSTWLVGLSVAADVRFQIPIPGRGHAAALHPTRPEAVAFARRPGRFAVIIDCTTGSEIARLDSPDGRHFYGHGAFSPDGALLFTTENDYDAPAGVLGIWDAADGYKRIGEITSGGIGPHEVLTLQDGGLVVANGGIQTHPDMGRAKLNLPTMQTNLTYLDTHGAITEQVALTGGMHQNSIRHIALDHRGNVVAALQWQGSPTRQVPLVLRHARGTAPSFLPHPDAQHLKHYAGSIATCIESGEIAVTGPKGSHVLFFNADGTPNGSARHGTAAGVARSPSGGLMITRDGGLLHRKNGIEKLIPVAGDWSWDNHLVPISST, from the coding sequence ATGCAACGCCGCGATTTCTTTGGCAAAGTGTTGGCCGGGCTTAGCACAGCCACCCTGCCCCTTCCGGTTTGGGCCGACGCGGGCGCACCGGATTTTGTGACCGCTGGGAACAAACCAGACAACTCGACATGGCTTGTGGGGCTGAGTGTTGCGGCGGACGTACGCTTTCAGATCCCGATCCCCGGACGCGGTCACGCCGCGGCTCTGCACCCCACCCGGCCCGAAGCCGTGGCGTTTGCCCGCCGCCCGGGACGGTTTGCCGTCATCATTGATTGCACCACTGGCTCCGAGATCGCCCGTTTGGACAGTCCCGACGGGCGGCATTTCTATGGCCACGGGGCTTTTTCACCTGATGGTGCTCTGCTGTTCACCACGGAAAACGACTATGACGCACCGGCGGGTGTATTGGGCATCTGGGACGCCGCCGATGGATATAAGCGCATCGGAGAGATCACATCCGGCGGCATCGGCCCGCATGAGGTTCTAACCCTGCAGGACGGAGGGCTGGTCGTCGCAAATGGCGGCATTCAAACCCATCCCGACATGGGTCGCGCCAAACTGAACCTGCCGACCATGCAAACCAATCTGACCTATCTGGACACACACGGCGCGATCACCGAGCAGGTCGCGCTGACGGGTGGCATGCACCAGAATTCAATCCGTCACATCGCGCTGGATCATCGGGGCAACGTGGTCGCCGCATTGCAATGGCAAGGGTCGCCCACCCGCCAAGTGCCGCTGGTCCTGCGCCACGCGCGAGGCACAGCCCCAAGCTTCCTGCCTCATCCGGACGCGCAGCACCTGAAGCACTATGCCGGGTCCATCGCCACTTGCATCGAAAGCGGAGAGATTGCCGTGACCGGCCCCAAAGGCAGTCACGTGCTGTTTTTCAACGCCGATGGAACGCCAAACGGATCTGCCCGTCATGGGACCGCAGCCGGCGTCGCGCGATCCCCATCCGGAGGGCTGATGATCACCCGCGACGGTGGGCTTTTGCATCGCAAAAACGGGATTGAAAAGCTGATCCCCGTCGCCGGTGACTGGTCATGGGACAATCATCTGGTTCCCATCTCGTCCACCTGA
- a CDS encoding imelysin family protein — protein MRLFSFVASCLLPAHILTAQTAHPVDHSEISDRVLAVIENQFSAFRNESATLAQTATDLCDGGARDPVLDALEATWLAWAPLDAYQFGPIEQQAAALTVNFFPDKKNFTGRALYQHLKRPEAEQGDPAVVASSSAALQGLPAIERLLFEDLPTCPSLVGITGNLAHISQSLYDGWFAADGWADLVRGAGPDNPVYLSGGEFTKQALTAIDFSILRLNDHRLGRPLGTYARAFPKRAEAWRSGLTNQIMIAQLEGIIVLIDHGFAEAISEPARVEAVKTLKELQARIDAIGAPLAVAVEDPLMRVRIEGIMSKLDYLKTHVDEEFSPNLGVQSGFSAGDGD, from the coding sequence ATGCGTCTATTCTCATTTGTTGCCAGCTGCTTGCTGCCTGCTCACATTCTAACCGCACAGACTGCACATCCCGTGGATCATTCCGAAATTTCGGACCGCGTTCTGGCCGTGATCGAAAACCAGTTCAGTGCATTTCGGAATGAAAGCGCCACACTTGCGCAGACTGCGACGGATCTTTGTGACGGCGGTGCCCGCGACCCGGTGCTCGATGCGCTGGAAGCGACTTGGCTGGCTTGGGCGCCGCTGGACGCCTATCAGTTTGGCCCCATCGAACAACAGGCGGCAGCCCTGACTGTGAACTTCTTCCCTGACAAGAAGAATTTCACGGGGCGCGCCCTGTACCAGCACCTGAAACGGCCCGAGGCGGAACAGGGTGACCCGGCCGTCGTCGCAAGCTCGTCCGCCGCTTTGCAGGGGCTGCCGGCCATCGAGCGTCTGTTGTTTGAAGACCTACCCACGTGCCCGTCACTTGTCGGCATCACCGGAAATCTGGCCCATATATCTCAAAGCCTCTATGACGGCTGGTTCGCGGCAGACGGCTGGGCTGATCTGGTGCGTGGGGCGGGACCAGACAATCCGGTTTATCTGTCGGGCGGCGAATTTACCAAACAGGCCCTTACGGCGATTGATTTTTCGATCCTGCGGCTGAATGACCACCGCCTTGGACGCCCGCTTGGCACGTATGCGCGCGCCTTTCCGAAACGGGCTGAGGCATGGCGTTCCGGGCTAACCAACCAGATCATGATTGCGCAGCTCGAGGGTATAATTGTCCTCATTGATCATGGCTTTGCCGAAGCAATCTCAGAACCCGCGCGCGTTGAAGCGGTCAAAACCCTTAAGGAACTGCAAGCCCGGATTGACGCCATTGGGGCACCTCTGGCCGTGGCCGTCGAGGACCCTCTGATGCGCGTTCGGATCGAAGGCATCATGTCCAAACTCGACTATCTGAAAACGCATGTGGACGAGGAGTTTAGCCCGAATCTGGGCGTTCAATCCGGTTTCAGCGCAGGCGACGGGGACTGA
- a CDS encoding di-heme oxidoreductase family protein — protein sequence MRVAAFLVALTITAGTPTLADDLGPWGEPHLTLTPRTEAERVRIQTVLAPPSDFSVPNTFEPRSAGAATQIDPQTRALFSTPFPNLPADQKLDFALGEALFEKFWVQAPASTISSDGLGPLYNTRACSACHVQDGRGMVVGPDEHTGLVLRLSIPGDGMQPEPNYGFQLQDRAISGHQAEGKLGITYKDRPVTLGDGAIITLRAPRYSVQDGTQGDLAEGTMTSPRIAPQMIGLGLLEAIPEADILALADPNDVDGDGISGRPNVVWSREFDRPMLGRFGHKAGNPTLRQQSADAANGDIGLSSTLFPAHWGDCTKAQTDCRDERHGGTEAQDRVELGDKALDLLTTYVAALAPPARHNANEPQVLHGKELFHHSGCTACHTPAFVTHRLPSDPARSFQLIWPYSDMLLHDMGEDLADQRPEWQASGQEWRTPPLWGIGLTAEVSGQTSFLHDGRARTLLEAILWHGGEAFSARETVRRMDAPDRAALITFLESL from the coding sequence ATGCGCGTTGCGGCATTCCTTGTGGCATTGACGATAACAGCCGGCACACCCACTTTGGCGGATGATCTTGGCCCCTGGGGCGAGCCGCACCTGACCCTAACACCCCGCACCGAAGCCGAACGTGTGCGCATCCAGACCGTCCTTGCACCGCCCAGCGATTTCTCGGTCCCAAACACGTTCGAGCCCCGTAGCGCCGGGGCGGCCACGCAGATAGACCCACAAACGCGCGCACTGTTTTCCACGCCATTCCCCAACCTTCCCGCAGATCAAAAGCTGGATTTCGCATTGGGCGAGGCCTTGTTCGAGAAGTTCTGGGTGCAGGCTCCGGCCTCGACGATTTCTTCAGATGGACTTGGACCGCTCTATAACACGCGCGCCTGTTCGGCCTGTCATGTGCAAGACGGTCGGGGCATGGTGGTCGGCCCGGATGAGCACACCGGCTTGGTGCTTCGACTGTCCATCCCCGGAGATGGGATGCAGCCCGAACCGAACTATGGGTTCCAATTGCAAGACCGCGCGATCTCGGGCCATCAGGCCGAGGGGAAGCTAGGCATCACCTATAAGGACAGGCCTGTCACGCTTGGCGATGGGGCTATCATCACCCTCCGCGCCCCGCGGTATTCGGTTCAGGACGGCACCCAAGGCGATCTGGCAGAGGGTACTATGACTTCACCACGGATCGCGCCGCAGATGATTGGACTGGGTCTGTTGGAAGCCATCCCAGAGGCTGACATTCTGGCGCTGGCCGACCCCAACGATGTGGATGGTGATGGAATCTCGGGCCGCCCCAATGTGGTCTGGTCGCGCGAGTTCGACCGCCCCATGCTGGGCCGTTTCGGCCACAAGGCAGGCAACCCGACCCTGCGCCAGCAATCTGCCGACGCGGCAAACGGGGATATCGGCCTGTCCTCGACCCTCTTCCCGGCCCATTGGGGCGACTGCACGAAGGCGCAAACCGATTGCCGCGATGAACGCCACGGCGGGACCGAGGCTCAGGACAGGGTTGAACTGGGTGACAAAGCACTCGACCTGCTGACCACCTATGTCGCCGCACTGGCCCCGCCCGCCCGCCACAACGCGAACGAGCCACAGGTTCTGCACGGCAAGGAACTGTTCCACCATTCAGGCTGCACCGCCTGCCATACGCCCGCCTTTGTCACCCATCGCCTGCCCAGCGATCCTGCACGCTCGTTCCAACTGATCTGGCCCTATAGCGACATGTTGTTGCACGACATGGGGGAGGATCTGGCGGATCAGCGCCCCGAGTGGCAAGCTTCGGGACAAGAGTGGCGCACGCCGCCTTTGTGGGGCATCGGCCTGACTGCCGAGGTTAGCGGCCAGACCAGTTTTCTTCACGACGGGCGCGCCCGCACATTACTTGAAGCCATCTTGTGGCATGGCGGAGAAGCCTTCAGCGCACGCGAAACCGTGCGCAGGATGGATGCGCCCGATCGTGCCGCGTTGATTACATTTCTGGAGTCACTCTGA
- a CDS encoding SxtJ family membrane protein, with product MSEHISKTNVTMGSDKSFGLVFGGATGLITLYLLIRGGSYWPITALLAVGFFALAFVRPALLNPLNKLWFRFGLLLHSIISPVVMFLVFVIAFVPIALVFRLKGTDPLERQLDRSAQTYWKPRTTKPESMSRQY from the coding sequence ATGTCTGAACATATTTCGAAAACAAACGTGACCATGGGGTCCGATAAGAGCTTTGGCTTGGTCTTTGGGGGAGCCACCGGGCTAATCACCTTGTATTTGCTGATCCGAGGTGGGTCTTATTGGCCGATCACCGCGTTGCTGGCTGTTGGCTTTTTTGCGTTGGCGTTTGTCCGCCCCGCGCTTCTGAATCCGCTGAACAAGTTGTGGTTCAGATTCGGCCTTCTGCTGCATTCGATCATCTCGCCGGTGGTGATGTTTCTGGTCTTTGTGATTGCTTTCGTACCGATCGCGTTGGTTTTCCGGCTGAAGGGCACTGATCCCTTGGAGCGGCAGCTCGATCGTTCGGCACAGACATATTGGAAGCCTCGGACAACCAAACCGGAGAGTATGTCCCGGCAGTATTAA
- a CDS encoding DUF5989 family protein, with amino-acid sequence MSFLGELWSFLRARKKFWLAPVFLILVIFGGLIVLSQGSAIAPFLYPLF; translated from the coding sequence ATGTCATTTTTAGGAGAGCTTTGGTCGTTCTTGCGGGCCAGAAAGAAGTTTTGGCTGGCGCCGGTTTTTCTGATCCTTGTGATCTTCGGGGGCTTGATCGTGCTGAGCCAAGGCTCGGCGATTGCACCGTTCCTGTATCCTCTGTTCTAG
- a CDS encoding carbamoyltransferase family protein, whose amino-acid sequence MTYILGISGLYHDSAAALIRDGDILAAAQEERFTRQKHDARFPESAIRYVLDEAGISLSDVDHVAFYDKPFLKFERLLETYVATAPRGFASFRVAMPIWLKEKLFLRRFLVKELQKLSPDFDMSQLLFSEHHISHAASAYYPSPFDEAVVLTIDGVGEWATTTLGIGRGSELEILKEIHFPHSLGLLYSAFTHYAGFKVNSGEYKVMGLAPYGVPQYKDLILETLVDVKEDGSFKLDQTYFNYTAGLTMTNNAFAKVFGEPHRAPETDQLTQFHMDIAASIQAVTEEIVLRMTRAAAKEYGIDNLCMAGGVALNCVANGKILRDGAFKRLWVQPAAGDAGGAVGTALAAWHQELGEPSLSHEGDRMKGSYLGPSYDTDQICAELDKLGAVYTKMSQDEMIAETAAAIANGKAVGWFQGRMEFGPRALGGRSILGDPRSSEMQKTLNLKVKYRESFRPFAPSVLREDVSDWFQLEDDSPYMLIVADVAEEHKKPMSAEEEALFGIDKLNVPRSEIPAVTHVDYSARVQTVHAETNPLYHQLISRFKQLTGCPVVVNTSFNVRGEPIVCTPEDAFRCFMGTEMDVLAIGNVILRKPVQDPALKEDYTSKYELD is encoded by the coding sequence ATGACGTATATCCTTGGCATCTCGGGGCTTTATCACGACAGTGCTGCGGCCCTGATCCGTGATGGCGACATTTTGGCGGCGGCGCAGGAAGAGCGGTTTACACGACAAAAACACGACGCGCGGTTTCCCGAAAGCGCGATACGGTACGTGTTGGACGAGGCGGGCATCAGCCTGTCCGACGTCGATCACGTGGCGTTCTACGACAAGCCTTTCTTGAAGTTCGAACGGCTGTTGGAAACCTATGTGGCGACCGCCCCAAGGGGGTTTGCCTCGTTCCGCGTTGCGATGCCAATCTGGCTGAAGGAAAAGCTGTTTTTGCGCCGCTTCTTGGTGAAAGAGCTGCAAAAACTGTCACCTGATTTCGACATGTCACAGCTTTTGTTTTCCGAGCACCATATCAGCCACGCAGCCAGCGCGTACTATCCGTCTCCGTTTGACGAAGCGGTGGTGTTGACCATTGATGGCGTGGGCGAATGGGCGACGACAACTTTGGGCATCGGACGCGGAAGCGAACTGGAGATCCTGAAGGAAATCCATTTTCCGCATTCCTTGGGCCTGCTGTACTCGGCCTTCACCCACTACGCCGGGTTCAAGGTGAACTCGGGCGAATACAAGGTGATGGGATTGGCGCCTTATGGCGTGCCGCAGTACAAGGATCTGATCCTCGAGACGCTGGTGGATGTGAAAGAGGATGGGTCGTTCAAGCTGGACCAGACCTATTTCAACTATACCGCCGGTCTGACGATGACCAACAACGCCTTTGCCAAGGTGTTTGGCGAACCCCATCGTGCGCCAGAAACCGACCAGCTGACGCAGTTCCACATGGACATCGCGGCCTCGATCCAAGCGGTCACGGAAGAAATTGTCCTGCGCATGACCCGTGCGGCGGCGAAGGAATACGGGATCGACAACCTGTGCATGGCGGGCGGTGTCGCGCTGAACTGCGTGGCAAACGGCAAGATCCTGCGTGACGGCGCATTCAAGCGGCTGTGGGTTCAACCCGCCGCAGGGGACGCCGGCGGGGCTGTCGGAACGGCTCTGGCCGCGTGGCATCAGGAACTTGGCGAGCCCAGCCTGTCCCATGAAGGGGATCGGATGAAGGGGTCCTATCTTGGACCGTCCTACGACACGGACCAGATCTGTGCCGAATTGGACAAGCTGGGCGCGGTCTATACCAAAATGTCCCAAGACGAGATGATCGCAGAAACCGCCGCTGCCATTGCCAATGGAAAGGCTGTTGGATGGTTTCAGGGACGGATGGAGTTCGGGCCGCGTGCCTTGGGTGGGCGGTCGATCCTTGGCGATCCAAGGTCGTCCGAGATGCAGAAAACCCTGAACCTAAAGGTGAAATACCGCGAAAGCTTCCGACCCTTCGCCCCATCCGTTTTGCGTGAAGATGTCAGTGACTGGTTCCAGCTAGAGGACGACAGCCCCTATATGCTGATCGTCGCGGATGTGGCTGAAGAGCACAAAAAACCCATGAGCGCCGAGGAAGAGGCGCTCTTTGGGATCGACAAGCTGAACGTCCCGCGGTCCGAGATTCCAGCGGTCACGCACGTGGATTACTCGGCACGCGTTCAGACGGTTCATGCCGAGACCAACCCGCTCTATCACCAGTTGATTTCGCGGTTCAAACAGCTAACCGGGTGCCCGGTCGTGGTGAATACCTCGTTCAATGTGCGGGGCGAGCCGATTGTTTGTACGCCCGAGGATGCGTTTCGCTGCTTCATGGGGACCGAGATGGATGTGTTGGCCATCGGCAATGTGATCCTGCGAAAGCCCGTTCAGGATCCCGCGCTGAAAGAGGACTACACATCGAAATACGAGCTGGATTGA
- a CDS encoding GDSL-type esterase/lipase family protein, with protein sequence MITRIGSVLCIMVAGYFLATAGYALMNASSYAVGTARVMRYVIAPGAIGLIFLLVALFVKSDRRLLIGIYAFSTLVALFAFEAFLTWRSIQGSIGLAGFIQGEDTSYERYQQTLPPTYTLKALNRDLGVPSLAEMQMGAIPGKEVLLCTRDGQPVSYVADRYGLRNPDDVHDAPVELLLLGDSFTEGICLPEGEDIASQIRAEEPAMVNTGTRGAGPLYELAVLRRWGMKLRPEHTVIFFFEGNDWQNIKKELTFPFLTDALDPSKPVGPVASAVNSPDAINQILDGWWGEQSQSLEGFLGRRSWRRNFFALQQSALVMGIHYPKATVEKPEYLQILHAARSTVDQWEGKLTLVYIPQVDRFVGLLPSASVYDELRNRVRNAADQAGLDFVDLVPLIEAQKSPRSAYAADSHFNALGARLAAEAVLAHLGK encoded by the coding sequence ATGATTACGCGGATTGGATCAGTTCTGTGCATCATGGTCGCAGGGTATTTTCTGGCGACCGCAGGCTACGCCCTGATGAACGCGTCAAGCTATGCGGTGGGGACGGCGCGAGTGATGCGCTATGTGATTGCACCGGGCGCCATTGGACTGATTTTTCTGCTGGTTGCGCTTTTTGTAAAAAGCGACCGGAGACTTCTGATTGGGATCTATGCTTTTTCAACCTTGGTTGCGCTGTTTGCATTCGAGGCTTTTCTGACATGGCGGTCCATTCAGGGGTCGATTGGGCTTGCTGGGTTTATCCAAGGCGAAGACACCTCGTATGAACGCTATCAGCAGACCCTTCCGCCGACCTACACGCTGAAGGCGCTGAACCGTGATCTGGGCGTGCCCAGCCTGGCCGAGATGCAGATGGGTGCCATCCCAGGGAAAGAGGTGCTGTTGTGCACACGGGACGGGCAGCCGGTTTCCTATGTCGCGGATCGTTATGGGTTGAGGAACCCGGACGACGTGCATGACGCGCCGGTCGAACTGTTGCTTCTGGGCGATTCCTTCACTGAAGGCATTTGCCTTCCCGAGGGCGAGGACATTGCCAGCCAAATCCGCGCCGAAGAACCTGCCATGGTGAACACTGGGACGCGCGGGGCTGGGCCGCTCTACGAACTTGCTGTGCTGCGCCGTTGGGGCATGAAGCTACGTCCTGAACACACCGTCATCTTTTTCTTCGAAGGAAATGATTGGCAGAATATCAAGAAAGAGCTGACGTTTCCTTTTCTAACCGACGCGCTGGATCCGTCGAAGCCTGTGGGGCCTGTGGCCAGCGCCGTGAACAGTCCCGACGCCATCAACCAGATCTTGGACGGTTGGTGGGGCGAACAAAGCCAATCGCTTGAAGGGTTTCTGGGCCGCAGATCGTGGCGCCGCAACTTTTTTGCCCTCCAGCAATCGGCATTGGTGATGGGAATTCACTATCCCAAGGCCACAGTGGAGAAACCGGAATACCTACAGATTCTGCACGCAGCCCGTTCAACGGTGGATCAGTGGGAAGGCAAGCTGACGCTGGTCTATATCCCACAGGTGGACCGTTTCGTGGGCCTGTTGCCCAGTGCCTCGGTCTATGATGAGTTGCGCAATCGAGTGCGGAACGCAGCAGATCAGGCAGGGTTAGATTTTGTCGATCTGGTGCCGTTGATCGAGGCCCAGAAATCGCCCAGATCCGCATATGCAGCGGATTCACATTTCAATGCATTGGGCGCACGTCTGGCCGCTGAAGCGGTTTTGGCGCACCTGGGCAAATAG
- the trxC gene encoding thioredoxin TrxC: MSNALKVTCLECSAVNRVPKDKLSAGPKCGTCGSKLNDGKVRQLDPATLAKAQRNDDTPLLVDFWAPWCGPCRMMAPAFEQAARSIAPHARFAKINTEDHPNVSRKFGIRGIPALILFQNGKEVARQAGAIPAPAIEKFVRSKARL; the protein is encoded by the coding sequence ATGTCCAATGCCCTGAAAGTGACCTGCCTGGAATGCAGTGCCGTGAATCGCGTACCGAAAGACAAATTGTCGGCGGGGCCAAAATGCGGGACCTGCGGATCCAAGCTGAATGACGGCAAGGTACGTCAACTGGATCCAGCCACACTGGCCAAAGCCCAGCGCAATGACGATACCCCGCTTCTGGTGGATTTCTGGGCACCGTGGTGCGGGCCTTGCCGGATGATGGCCCCTGCTTTCGAACAGGCTGCACGTTCGATTGCACCGCATGCCCGCTTTGCCAAGATCAACACGGAAGACCATCCCAATGTCTCGCGCAAGTTTGGCATTCGCGGCATTCCGGCGTTGATCCTGTTTCAGAATGGCAAAGAAGTTGCCCGCCAAGCAGGCGCCATTCCCGCCCCCGCCATCGAAAAATTTGTGCGGTCGAAGGCGCGTCTGTAA
- a CDS encoding Lrp/AsnC family transcriptional regulator, whose product MHIFDDLDRELIAILREDGRAPISKLATILGVSRATVQSRLDRLQDSGAVLGFTIRAREDHGPDGVHAIMMIEVSGRSTTAVIKRLRGLPQLRSLHSTNGKWDLVAQLTADSLTDFDRVLREVRVVEGITNSETSILLSTV is encoded by the coding sequence ATGCATATCTTTGACGACCTCGACCGCGAGCTGATTGCCATCCTACGAGAAGACGGACGCGCACCGATCTCGAAACTGGCCACGATCCTTGGCGTCTCGCGCGCCACAGTACAGTCCCGGCTGGACCGGCTTCAGGACAGTGGTGCCGTGCTTGGGTTCACCATCCGTGCCCGCGAGGATCACGGACCAGACGGGGTGCACGCCATCATGATGATCGAGGTTTCGGGCCGGTCGACCACGGCCGTGATCAAACGTCTGCGCGGCCTGCCCCAGCTGCGATCGCTGCATTCCACAAATGGCAAATGGGATCTGGTCGCACAGCTGACCGCAGACAGCCTGACGGATTTTGACCGCGTCCTGCGCGAGGTGCGTGTGGTCGAGGGGATCACCAATAGCGAAACCAGCATTCTTCTCAGCACCGTTTGA
- the ctlX gene encoding citrulline utilization hydrolase CtlX codes for MPQTSLQAPDAVIMIRPRNFQPNTETAQDNGFQTLAVDASAHDLSKRAYDEVTGMVEALRGEGIEVNLFEDPRDDRPDAVFPNNWFSTHPGGHVAVYPMYSQNRRIERRQDVLEMLKARYRVQDIIDYSGLEQDDLFLEGTGAMVLDHVERVAYAARSKRTSEVLLERFCTHFNYEPMVFDAHDADGVPIYHTNVLMCIGTDVALIGLDTILDTARREVVRDRLAHGGREVIALTQKQVADFAGNAIELQGRDGRVLAMSSRAMAALAPEQRWRIEAHLKILPLDIPTLEMAGGSVRCTIAGIHLSPRPRVVGAAA; via the coding sequence ATGCCCCAGACATCGCTTCAGGCACCGGATGCCGTCATTATGATCCGCCCACGCAATTTCCAGCCAAACACGGAAACGGCGCAAGATAATGGGTTTCAGACCTTAGCCGTCGACGCTTCGGCGCACGACCTTTCCAAGCGTGCGTATGACGAAGTGACAGGCATGGTCGAAGCGCTGCGCGGCGAAGGGATCGAGGTGAACTTGTTCGAAGATCCCCGTGATGATCGCCCTGATGCGGTCTTTCCAAACAACTGGTTTTCGACCCACCCTGGCGGCCATGTGGCGGTCTATCCGATGTATTCCCAGAACCGCCGGATCGAACGCCGCCAAGACGTGCTTGAGATGCTCAAGGCACGTTATCGCGTACAAGACATCATCGACTATTCGGGGCTAGAGCAGGATGATCTGTTTCTGGAAGGCACCGGTGCGATGGTGCTGGATCACGTGGAGCGCGTCGCCTATGCCGCGCGTTCGAAACGCACCAGCGAGGTGCTGCTGGAGAGGTTCTGCACCCATTTCAACTATGAACCGATGGTGTTTGACGCCCATGATGCAGACGGGGTGCCGATCTATCACACCAACGTGCTGATGTGCATCGGGACGGATGTGGCGCTGATCGGGTTGGACACAATCCTTGATACCGCGCGGCGCGAAGTTGTGCGCGATCGGCTTGCGCATGGTGGGCGGGAAGTGATCGCTTTGACGCAAAAACAGGTCGCCGATTTTGCAGGAAATGCCATTGAATTGCAGGGCAGGGACGGGCGCGTCTTGGCGATGTCGTCGCGGGCAATGGCGGCGCTTGCGCCTGAACAGCGTTGGCGCATCGAAGCCCACCTGAAAATCCTGCCATTGGATATTCCGACCTTAGAAATGGCAGGTGGATCGGTGCGCTGTACGATCGCAGGTATCCACCTAAGCCCACGCCCCAGAGTAGTAGGAGCTGCAGCATGA